In one Culex quinquefasciatus strain JHB chromosome 2, VPISU_Cqui_1.0_pri_paternal, whole genome shotgun sequence genomic region, the following are encoded:
- the LOC119766055 gene encoding myosin-6-like, with protein MSSPQSGDDDDDNVEDSGDGEQKRAELSKWLDEALEQLQVENELLDECNAQKFELQRQIVKLKAALKGKVSLDEDDTGSSSEVQHRAQNQLDAVIRENVALRAQLLESQQRINEFEQTISNASASLEAAGSIPCDQCISLERLLEEARTQLDQRVAQLSTAAYEKHQLREQIAGIEASHRARTSGLEDAVKFDMRQLKVLQRTVTDKQKEIAMLRGQVAATEELNKELKGCIAEKTELERTVIRQSAVLQDKEDSIKRLEGELRARVRRSVDAGQMTEAELDESEEESQQNARAFLDTRRESGFVTAIFGLSGVDLV; from the coding sequence ATGTCCAGCCCACAATCgggagacgacgacgacgacaacgtaGAAGACTCAGGCGATGGCGAACAAAAACGCGCCGAGCTTTCCAAATGGCTGGATGAAGCGCTGGAACAACTTCAGGTGGAGAACGAACTGCTGGACGAGTGCAACGCTCAAAAGTTTGAACTGCAGCGTCAGATCGTGAAACTGAAGGCCGCTCTAAAGGGAAAGGTTTCGTTGGACGAGGACGACACTGGTTCATCTAGCGAAGTTCAGCATCGTGCCCAAAACCAGCTGGATGCTGTAATTCGTGAGAACGTGGCTCTTCGCGCTCAGCTGCTGGAAAGCCAGCAGCGGATCAACGAGTTTGAGCAGACCATCTCGAACGCATCGGCCAGCTTGGAGGCCGCCGGAAGCATTCCCTGCGATCAGTGCATTTCGTTGGAGAGACTGCTGGAGGAAGCTAGGACGCAGCTGGACCAACGGGTTGCCCAGCTGTCGACGGCGGCGTACGAGAAGCACCAGCTGCGGGAGCAGATAGCCGGCATCGAGGCGAGTCATCGGGCGAGGACCAGCGGACTTGAGGATGCGGTCAAGTTTGACATGAGGCAGCTTAAGGTTCTGCAGAGGACGGTGACGGACAAGCAGAAGGAGATTGCCATGCTGCGGGGACAAGTGGCCGCGACGGAGGAGCTGAACAAGGAACTCAAAGGGTGTATCGCGGAGAAGACTGAGTTGGAGAGGACTGTCATTAGGCAAAGCGCTGTTCTTCAGGACAAGGAAGATAGCATCAAGCGGTTGGAGGGGGAGCTTAGAGCTAGAGTGAGGCGTTCGGTGGATGCTGGTCAGATGACGGAAGCTGAGTTGGACGAGTCGGAGGAGGAGTCTCAGCAAAATGCACGTGCGTTTCTGGACACCAGGAGA